A genomic stretch from Cloacibacterium caeni includes:
- a CDS encoding glycosyltransferase family 4 protein, with the protein MKQKKILIISYYWPPAGGPGVQRWLKFVKYLPDFGWEPTVFIPENPSYPIVDETLQKDVPKNLKMIKTKIWEPYQLAEKFGKDNKKFKAGQFDVGENQSWKAKLSIFVRGNFFIPDARVFWVKPSVEFLEKYLKVNHYDVLVTTGPPHSLHLIGLNLKKKLPNLKWIADFRDPWTEISYYKHLKLTKIADKKHRKLESEVFKNADITLATSYTDAENFRKKGANAFCITNGFDVDASTTLSMTEENSKTLPLSNSTTKFTLSYIGVLEQLRNPEILWETLNDLVQENADFKNDFQLKFVGRLDDKILQKIESSPLKSNLTNLGYQTHDVALKHMQDSTVLLITNFPQESSKGIIPGKIFEYLATGKTILSFGPKDADVEKILIETKAGKHFGYEEKENLKKFILESYENWKSGTLNQNAENIEQFSRKNLTQKLVDLMNKWY; encoded by the coding sequence TTGAAACAAAAAAAAATACTCATCATCTCTTATTACTGGCCTCCAGCTGGAGGACCGGGAGTTCAGCGTTGGTTGAAATTTGTAAAATATTTGCCTGATTTCGGTTGGGAACCTACCGTTTTTATTCCAGAAAACCCGAGTTATCCGATTGTAGATGAAACCTTACAAAAAGATGTTCCCAAAAATCTCAAAATGATTAAAACCAAAATTTGGGAACCTTATCAATTGGCTGAAAAATTTGGGAAAGACAATAAAAAATTCAAAGCGGGACAGTTTGATGTAGGCGAAAATCAATCTTGGAAAGCCAAACTTTCGATTTTTGTTCGTGGCAATTTCTTTATTCCAGATGCGCGTGTTTTTTGGGTAAAACCTTCCGTAGAATTTTTAGAAAAATACTTGAAAGTCAATCACTATGATGTTTTGGTAACAACGGGGCCGCCACATTCTTTGCATTTAATTGGTTTAAATTTAAAGAAAAAACTGCCTAATTTAAAATGGATTGCAGATTTCCGTGATCCATGGACTGAAATTTCATATTACAAACATTTGAAATTGACTAAAATCGCCGATAAAAAGCATAGAAAATTAGAATCTGAAGTGTTCAAAAATGCAGATATTACTTTGGCAACAAGTTATACTGATGCTGAAAATTTCAGAAAAAAAGGCGCAAATGCTTTTTGCATTACGAATGGGTTTGATGTAGATGCTTCTACTACGCTCAGCATGACAGAAGAAAACTCTAAAACTCTACCACTCTCCAATTCTACCACTAAATTCACATTAAGTTACATTGGTGTTTTAGAACAGCTCAGAAATCCTGAAATTTTATGGGAAACTCTAAATGATTTGGTTCAAGAAAATGCAGACTTCAAAAACGATTTTCAACTGAAATTTGTAGGAAGATTAGATGATAAAATTTTACAAAAAATAGAAAGTTCACCTCTTAAAAGTAACTTAACCAATTTGGGTTATCAAACTCATGATGTTGCGCTAAAACACATGCAAGATTCAACGGTTTTATTGATAACGAATTTCCCTCAAGAATCATCAAAAGGGATTATTCCAGGGAAAATTTTCGAATATTTGGCAACGGGAAAAACTATTCTTTCTTTCGGTCCAAAAGATGCTGATGTAGAAAAAATATTGATAGAAACTAAAGCTGGTAAGCATTTCGGTTATGAGGAAAAAGAAAATCTAAAGAAATTTATTTTAGAGTCTTACGAAAATTGGAAATCAGGAACGCTGAACCAAAACGCTGAAAATATTGAGCAATTTTCTAGAAAAAATTTGACTCAGAAATTAGTAGATTTGATGAATAAATGGTATTAA
- a CDS encoding YfhO family protein, with the protein MLKNKNILYIVISLAIFVVLALVYNNPIISGKQLLQHDIVQYKGGAKELLDYRAENGKETYWSDAMFGGMPTYQSGSQFRGDIIKKIDDTLNFLPKPANFIFLLFAGFFLLGYVATKNWKYALLGSTFFGLSTYFYIIIAAGHNGKVATLTYFAPLLAGILLVYIRKKYIIGFIVTALFMGLQIAANHPQMTYYLFLALGFLFLSELVRAATGKTPWKHFFISSGILALAMILGIGMNSQRLLANSEYVKETVRGKQILKSEHNAADNDGMKKQEILNWSYGKLETLNLFIPRVMGGASDEEGSEEMMKKVQELVQENVTSQEEYDQISKGFGGSLTYWGDQPGTSGPAYQGAIVVFLAILGFFFGWKKYRYWILGASVLSVLLAWGSNFMPLSELFIKFVPFYDKFRAPSSILVVVELLFPLIAIIGLYRFFNDEKLTEEYKQKILIYVTGSVLGITLLLVIFGKSILGFATSNETAYLPPYLLDYLVGERFTMFRIDAIKAMIYVSITALALYFALKKKLSQNIALIIIGLVSLFDLWSVNKRYLNSDNFVDKAFAQTPFVTENSDYLAGKAGDNPLLNDLLSRANMNKTLEEITEKDKTHYRIFNQLLGPFNETNTSYYKASVGGYHAVKLRRYDDLINHYFYAEDSVKSAQIPQILNLLNTKYVVGGTLEQPQVQINPNANGNAWLVSDVKFVNTPNEEIDEIGNIDSKKTAVISKDDQKYFEGKTLAADSTAFVNLTKYQADELEYKTQSKTPQLAVFSEIYYPKGWKMFVDGKEVPYIKADYLLRAVYVPAGTHTVKMIFEPEVIAKGKTISMIAFGLFVLLSLVGIFLLNRKSDKRID; encoded by the coding sequence ATGCTGAAAAATAAAAACATTCTTTATATCGTCATTTCATTGGCGATTTTTGTAGTTTTAGCTTTAGTTTATAACAATCCTATCATTTCTGGAAAACAACTTTTGCAACATGACATTGTACAATACAAAGGTGGCGCAAAAGAACTCTTAGACTACAGAGCCGAAAACGGCAAAGAAACCTATTGGAGTGATGCGATGTTTGGCGGAATGCCAACTTATCAGTCGGGTTCACAGTTTAGAGGTGATATCATCAAAAAAATAGATGACACGCTGAACTTTTTGCCAAAACCTGCGAATTTTATTTTTCTGCTTTTTGCTGGATTTTTCTTACTCGGTTATGTTGCGACTAAAAATTGGAAATACGCCTTGTTAGGTTCCACATTTTTTGGACTTTCCACGTATTTCTACATCATCATCGCTGCCGGTCATAATGGCAAAGTAGCCACTTTAACTTATTTTGCACCACTTTTAGCGGGAATTTTACTCGTCTATATTCGTAAAAAATATATTATTGGCTTTATTGTCACTGCACTTTTCATGGGATTGCAAATTGCTGCCAATCACCCACAAATGACGTATTACCTTTTCTTGGCATTAGGATTTTTATTCCTGTCTGAGTTGGTAAGAGCAGCTACAGGAAAAACGCCATGGAAACATTTCTTCATTTCTTCGGGAATTTTAGCTTTGGCGATGATTCTTGGAATCGGAATGAACAGTCAGAGACTTCTTGCCAATTCTGAATATGTAAAAGAAACCGTTCGTGGAAAACAAATTCTAAAATCTGAGCACAATGCTGCAGATAATGACGGAATGAAAAAACAAGAAATTCTGAACTGGAGCTATGGAAAACTAGAAACCTTAAACTTATTCATTCCAAGAGTAATGGGAGGAGCAAGCGATGAAGAAGGCTCAGAAGAAATGATGAAAAAAGTTCAGGAATTGGTACAAGAAAATGTAACCTCACAAGAAGAATATGACCAAATTTCTAAAGGATTTGGAGGAAGTTTAACGTATTGGGGAGACCAACCAGGAACTTCTGGACCAGCTTATCAAGGAGCAATCGTGGTATTTTTAGCCATTTTAGGATTTTTCTTCGGGTGGAAAAAATACCGTTATTGGATTTTAGGCGCATCTGTACTTTCTGTGCTTTTAGCTTGGGGAAGTAATTTCATGCCGTTGTCTGAATTATTTATCAAATTTGTTCCGTTTTACGACAAATTTAGAGCACCAAGTTCTATTTTAGTTGTAGTAGAATTATTATTCCCGCTGATTGCAATCATTGGATTATACAGATTTTTCAACGATGAAAAACTTACAGAAGAATACAAACAAAAAATCCTAATTTATGTAACTGGTTCTGTTTTAGGAATTACTTTATTATTGGTAATTTTCGGGAAAAGTATACTAGGATTTGCTACTTCAAACGAAACAGCATATTTACCTCCTTATTTATTAGATTATTTGGTTGGCGAACGTTTCACGATGTTTAGAATCGATGCCATTAAAGCCATGATTTATGTTTCTATCACTGCTTTAGCACTATATTTTGCATTGAAGAAAAAATTATCTCAAAACATTGCTTTAATCATTATAGGATTGGTAAGTTTATTTGATTTATGGTCTGTGAACAAGCGATATTTAAACAGCGATAATTTTGTTGATAAAGCTTTTGCACAAACTCCATTTGTGACCGAAAATTCAGATTATTTAGCTGGAAAAGCGGGCGACAATCCACTTTTAAATGATTTGCTTTCTAGAGCGAATATGAATAAAACTTTAGAAGAAATCACCGAAAAAGACAAAACTCATTATAGAATTTTCAACCAACTTCTAGGGCCTTTTAATGAAACCAATACTTCCTATTACAAAGCTTCTGTTGGTGGTTATCACGCTGTGAAACTCAGAAGATATGACGATTTAATCAATCATTATTTCTATGCTGAAGACAGTGTGAAGTCTGCTCAAATTCCGCAAATTCTGAATTTATTGAACACCAAATATGTAGTTGGCGGAACATTGGAACAACCTCAAGTTCAAATCAATCCGAATGCGAATGGAAATGCCTGGCTGGTTTCTGATGTGAAATTTGTGAATACACCGAATGAAGAAATAGATGAAATAGGAAATATAGATTCTAAAAAAACGGCGGTGATTTCGAAGGATGATCAAAAATATTTCGAAGGAAAAACTTTAGCAGCTGATTCTACTGCTTTTGTAAATTTAACAAAATATCAAGCCGACGAACTGGAATATAAAACACAGTCTAAAACGCCACAATTGGCTGTTTTTTCTGAAATTTATTATCCAAAAGGCTGGAAAATGTTTGTAGACGGAAAAGAAGTTCCTTACATCAAAGCTGATTATTTATTGAGAGCCGTTTACGTTCCAGCAGGAACTCACACGGTAAAAATGATATTCGAACCAGAAGTGATTGCCAAAGGAAAAACCATTTCTATGATTGCTTTTGGTTTGTTTGTTTTACTTTCTTTGGTAGGGATATTTTTATTAAACCGCAAAAGCGACAAAAGAATTGATTGA